From one Rosa rugosa chromosome 4, drRosRugo1.1, whole genome shotgun sequence genomic stretch:
- the LOC133742697 gene encoding TMV resistance protein N-like isoform X5 — protein MALLRASAEPASPRRWKHDVFLSFRGEDTRKGIVSHLYNELQNRRGIKTFKDDQQLEIGTAISPSLLTAIQESWFAIIVLSPNYASSSWCLDELAHIFQCMEDKNRILPLFYHVDPSDVRHQRGSFQVAFTKHEQLSRQDMDKVKQWRDALNKVAYLCGWDAKNYESERELVKSIVTFVCSKVLQVSRPIEMESIMHTGDFEAFEATRQAMDKVMSALKDDNITVIGINGMGGVGKTTMVTYVSSQAKRDGIFDHVIMACISENPDLIKIQGILADMLGMQLKEETEIGRAGRLKDRIMRGNRVLIILDDLWKNINLSSIGIPSYNELRKCKSKLLLTTRRLSVCHVMRSQAIIPLNILSKEDSWSLFVKEVGHSFHESTRFYDIARKVARECAGLPIALITVARALRYKDMEEWEEAARRLGMSQPASLDDEGDVFKCIKLSYDYLKSDLAKSCFLLCCLFPEDYDIRIEDLLKYGISHGLFRDSNTMNEARARIHSVVKYLKASNLLSDSEIDGCVRMHDVIRDMAISTTLSENNNGFLVKAGLHNLSEELVSS, from the exons ATGGCCCTGCTTAGAGCCTCAGCTGAACCGGCTTCTCCTCGTCGGTGGAAGCATGATGTGTTTTTAAGTTTCAGGGGTGAAGACACCCGCAAGGGCATTGTTTCCCATTTATACAATGAGCTGCAAAACAGGAGAGGGATTAAAACATTCAAGGATGATCAGCAGCTTGAAATAGGGACAGCTATTTCTCCAAGTCTCCTAACGGCAATCCAAGAATCATGGTTTGCCATCATTGTTCTCTCGCCAaattatgcttcttcttcttggtgtTTGGATGAACTTGCACACATTTTTCAATGCATGGAAGACAAGAACAGAATTCTGCCTCTTTTTTATCACGTTGATCCCTCTGACGTACGCCATCAAAGGGGAAGTTTTCAAGTAGCCTTCACTAAACATGAACAACTGTCTAGGCAAGACATGGACAAGGTCAAGCAGTGGAGAGATGCTTTAAATAAAGTTGCCTATCTCTGTGGCTGGGATGCCAAGAATTATGA ATCCGAAAGGGAGCTTGTCAAAAGCATTGTGACATTTGTGTGCAGCAAAGTACTTCAAGTTTCACGACCTATTGAAATGGAGTCTATAATGCATACTGGAGATTTTGAGGCATTTGAAGCAACCAGACAAGCTATGGATAAGGTCATGTCGGCACTTAAAGATGATAACATCACTGTCATTGGCATCAACGGAATGGGAGGTGTCGGCAAAACAACCATGGTTACATATGTCAGTTCACAAGCCAAAAGAGACGGGATCTTCGATCATGTGATTATGGCTTGTATATCTGAAAACCCTGACTTGATCAAAATTCAAGGCATATTAGCAGATATGTTGGGAATGCAATTGAAAGAGGAGACAGAAATTGGAAGAGCTGGTAGATTGAAGGATAGAATAATGAGAGGAAATAGGGTTCTTATAATCTTGGACGACCTGTGGAAGAATATAAATTTATCAAGCATAGGAATTCCCAGCTACAATGAGCTTAGAAAGTGTAAGTCTAAACTCTTGCTCACCACAAGGAGATTATCTGTTTGTCATGTCATGAGGAGCCAAGCAATCATCCCTCTTAACATCCTATCAAAAGAAGATTCTTGGAGCTTGTTTGTAAAGGAAGTGGgacattcttttcatgaatccACCAGATTTTATGATATAGCGAGGAAGGTAGCTAGAGAATGTGCTGGTCTCCCAATTGCATTGATAACAGTTGCAAGGGCACTGCGATATAAAGACATGGAAGAATGGGAAGAAGCAGCTCGACGACTAGGGATGTCTCAACCTGCCAGCCTTGATGATGAGGGAGATGTTTTCAAATGTATAAAGTTGAGCTATGATTACTTGAAAAGTGATCTTGCCAAGTCATGCTTCTTGCTTTGCTGTCTATTCCCAGAAGACTATGACATCcgcattgaagacttgcttaaATATGGGATCAGTCATGGTTTATTTCGAGATTCCAACACCATGAATGAAGCCAGAGCCAGAATACATTCGGTGGTCAAGTACCTTAAAGCATCAAACTTGCTTTCAGACAGTGAAATAGATGGATGTGTAAGGATGCATGATGTCATTCGGGATATGGCCATATCAACTACATTATCCGAGAACAACAATGGGTTTTTGGTGAAAGCTGGTTTACACAACCTTTCCGAAGAGTTG